Part of the Bifidobacterium crudilactis genome is shown below.
GTCCGACCCACAGGGCGCAGTGATGTTCAATCAGCCTGCGAACGATTTCACCGCGAAAACCCAATCCCGAGACCTCATGGACGGCCCGGAAGAACAATGGATGGTGGGTGATCAACAAATCGGCCCCCATGGAAATGGCCTCGTCGACCACATCCAGAGTGGGATCGACAGCACAGTGAATGACTCGAACGGGGGCTCGCAAATCGCCGACGACGAGACCAGGCGCATCCCAATCCTCCGCATAGCGCAGCGGATACAAATCCTGCAGAGCGTGAACCGCCTGCGATAGATTCGGTGCCTCGGTCATCGTATTCCCAGCCTTTCAGTGAGCCGCAAGCTGCCAGTCGTCCCCAAGTCCGGTCGACACGTCGAGCGGAACTGCCAAGGACACTGCATGCTCCATGGCATCCTTGACCAAAGCCGTGGCCTGCTCCTGTTCGCCGGGCGCTATCTCGACCACCAATTCGTCGTGAATCTGCAGAATGATTCGACTCTGCAAACCAGCTGCTGAGAGGTCATGTTCGGCCTTCACCATCGCCAGCTTCATGATGTCGGCGGCGGAACCTTGAATCGGCGCGTTCAGAGCGCCACGCTCGGCGGCGTCCCTGACCTGTCTGTTCGATGAGGCCAGGCCCGGGAAATATCGACGCCGACCATAGATGGTTTCGGTATAACCCTTGCTTCTAGCGGTCTGAACCAGAGACTCGAGATATTCGCGTACCTTGCCGAAGGTGGCGAAATACTGCTCTTTGAGCACGTCGGCCGCCGCAGGGCTGATATGCAGCTGCTGAGCCAGTCCATAGGTGCTGAGCCCGTATGCCAAGCCGTAGCTCATGGCTTTCACATGCGAACGTTGATCGCTGGTGATGTCGGCGACATCCTCCTGATACACCAGACTCGCCACATACTTATGGAAATCGGTGCCTGAGCGGAAGGCGTCGATAAGTGCGTCATCCCCGGAAAGATCGGCCATGATGCGCAGTTCGACCTGAGAATAATCGGAACTGAGCAGGGACACGTACCCTTCTCCGGGAACGAACGCCGATCTGATCTCCCGACCTTGGGCATTCCTGTTGGGGATGTTCTGCAGATTCGGATCGACCGAGCTCAAACGCCCAGTAGCGGCTACCGTCTGCTCGAAGGTCGTGTGGATGCGCCCGTCCTGCGGGTTGACCGAATCCAACAAGGTCTGCACAATCTGTTTGAGCTTGTTGGTCTCACGGTGTCTGAGCAATGCGCCCAGGAAGGTGTTGGCCCGCTCGTTGTCAGCTGACTTGAGGTACATGTTCTGCAAGGCGGCGGCGTTGGTGGTGTACGAACCGCTTTTCGTCTTACGGGAGTGCTTCAGACCCATATCTTCAAAAAGCACTTTCTGCAATTGCTTCGGGCTCTGAAGATTGACCCTGTTCCCGGCCTTGTCCCACGCAAGCTCCTGCGCCTGCCTCGCCTCGGCCGCGAATGCGTCCCGCATGCCGACCAATCGCTCCGTATTCACCGCGGCTCCGGTCGACTCCATATTGCCCAGGGTCGTCGATACCGGCATTTCAATGTCTCTCAGCAGACGAAGCTGTTCCCGTTCCTCTATGATCGGTGCCAGAAAACGGCTGAGCTCATTCACCAGACCGGCCTGTCGCAGCAGCGCCTGTTCGTGGAGCCGTTGCGCCTGGTCCTCGGCTGCATTCGAATCATCGCCGTCCTCAAAGACGAAGGCCCCTTGAGAGCTGGTCTGCTGCGCATCCGACAGGTCGGCTATATCGAGAAAATGCTGGGCTGCATGGGCGAGCGAATCAGCGTGAAAGTCAGGATGCACCAGATACCCCGCAAGTTTGGTGTCGAAGCAGGGCTCCCCCAGGGTGACATCCAATGAGGAGAGTATGTGGTGCTGCTCTTTGTACCCATGCACAGAGGCGTGGCCGAGATGGCCGTCCAGCAGATTCTGGAAGGCCGTACGAAGTTCCTGCGCCGATTTCAAATGCTGGGCGTCGAGGATGACGGCGTGCCCGTCACCGGCCAGCACCGTGACCGAAGTGCAGGTCGACCTGCCAGGTCTCGCGTCGCCCTGCGCCAGCAAAGACCACGAGGACTCAAGGGATTTCAGCAGGGGCGATGTCTGCCCGGAAACCTTGTGCTCGGACTCGGCGTCGTCCGTCTTCGTATCACCAGAATCTCGGACGGAGGCGGAGACGGCATCCGGTCGGTTCTTCCCGTCATCCTCCGGCATATGCTCAAGAGCCCACGCGCTCAGCTGCTCTCCGGATTCAATGACATCGAGGACGATATCGAGCTCCTCCCGAGCGGTCTTGTCTTCCTGAGGCGATGCATCCGCCGTTGGCGCCGTGCAGTTGAAGGCCTTCAATACCCTGTTGCGTGTGCGCTCGCCGAATTCGAGCTTCGAGAACACTGTCTCCGCACCTTCGGCATTCACCTCGCCGAAGGTCAGATCGTCCAGCTGAACACCGAGGTCAAGGTCACGAACGAGGGCGTTCACACGTCGATTCAAGCGGACCTGTTCGATGTTCTCACGTAGCGATTCGCCCTTCTTGCCTCCGATGTCCTTCGCATGTTCGATGATGCCTTCGAGACCTCCGAACTGGTTGATCCACTTTGCGGCATACCCATCCCCCACGCCTGGAACGCCGGGGATGTTGTCGGCGGTTTCGCCACGCATCGCAGCCAAATCGGGGTATTGCGACGGAGTGACATGGTACTTCTCGACGATGGCGTCGGGAGTCATATGCTTGAGCTCTTTGAAGTGGTGCCCGGGGTACAGCACGGTGATGTGGTCGTCGACCAACTGGAAGGCATCCCTGTCGCCTGACAGCACCAAGGTTCGATAGCCTGCCTGGCCGCCCATGGTGGCCAGCGTACCGATGATATCGTCGCCTTCGTATCCGGGCTTCTCGATGTAAGTGACACCGAGCGATCGCAGCAGATCCTGAATCAACGGCAGCTGGCTCAACAGCTCTTCAGGCGCCGCCTCTCGTGTTCCTTTGTATTGAGGAAGCATGTCATTGCGGAAGGTACCGCCCTTGACATCGAAGGCCACAGCCAGATGCGTGGGGTGCTCGGATTCGATGACCTGAGCGAGCATCGTGGAGAATCCCCACACGGCGTTGGTGTTCTGTCCCGAAGCCGTGGTGAAACTTTCTGCAGGGAGGGCGAAGAACGCCCTGAACGCCAGGGAGTGCCCATCCACCACCAGGAGCGTGTTGTCATCTTGCGTCGTTTGCGATGTCATCCCCTGGAGCCTTCCCTACTGCCGATATCTAATCTTCGCCGTCTACCTGAGCAATAACCGCATCCGCGACTTCCTGCATCGTCAGTCGCCTGTCCATCGATGTCTTCTGAATCCAACGGAAGGCCTCGGACTCGCTCAGGCCCATGTTCTCCATAAGCAGGCCCTTGGCGCGGTCGACACGTTTGCGCGCTTCGAAACGTGCTTTCATATCGGTCACTTCCACACGAAGAGCGTTGATCTGATCGTATCTGGAAATAGCCACTTCAAGGGCGGGAAGGAGCTTTTCAGGCACAAAGGGCTTTACCACGTACGCCATGGCTCCTGCGTCCGCGGCTTTTTCGACAAGATTGCGCTGCGAGAACGCTGTCAGCATAACCACCGGAGCTATGTTGTCCTTGCCGATTTCCGTTGCTGCGGAGATACCGTCACGTCCGGGCATCTTCACATCCATGACAACGACATCCGGCTTGAGTTCCTTGGTGAGGTCGACGGCTTCCTGACCGCTTGCAGCCTGCCCGACTACGTCATAACCCGCATCTTTCAGGGCTTCGACAATGTCCAGACGAATAAGGGCTTCGTCCTCGGCCACAACTACCGTGCGGCCTTCCGAAATTTCTTCAATCCCCGCGCTATCTGCAACCATAGCCATCCTCATTTCGTAACTTCCCATCCGAGTTCAGCTTCCATGCTTCCTCGGGACGCATATTTCGGACAGATCTTGGACAGTGCCCCTGGTGAGACTCGAACTCACACTGCACGGATTTTGAGGCCGTTTCCTCTACCAATTGGGATACAGGGGCTTTTGGTACCTCATGGGAATTTACCACATTCTCCAGACTGCGCAAGCTGACCGGTATGTGGGAACTACAATACAAGTG
Proteins encoded:
- the polA gene encoding DNA polymerase I — protein: MTSQTTQDDNTLLVVDGHSLAFRAFFALPAESFTTASGQNTNAVWGFSTMLAQVIESEHPTHLAVAFDVKGGTFRNDMLPQYKGTREAAPEELLSQLPLIQDLLRSLGVTYIEKPGYEGDDIIGTLATMGGQAGYRTLVLSGDRDAFQLVDDHITVLYPGHHFKELKHMTPDAIVEKYHVTPSQYPDLAAMRGETADNIPGVPGVGDGYAAKWINQFGGLEGIIEHAKDIGGKKGESLRENIEQVRLNRRVNALVRDLDLGVQLDDLTFGEVNAEGAETVFSKLEFGERTRNRVLKAFNCTAPTADASPQEDKTAREELDIVLDVIESGEQLSAWALEHMPEDDGKNRPDAVSASVRDSGDTKTDDAESEHKVSGQTSPLLKSLESSWSLLAQGDARPGRSTCTSVTVLAGDGHAVILDAQHLKSAQELRTAFQNLLDGHLGHASVHGYKEQHHILSSLDVTLGEPCFDTKLAGYLVHPDFHADSLAHAAQHFLDIADLSDAQQTSSQGAFVFEDGDDSNAAEDQAQRLHEQALLRQAGLVNELSRFLAPIIEEREQLRLLRDIEMPVSTTLGNMESTGAAVNTERLVGMRDAFAAEARQAQELAWDKAGNRVNLQSPKQLQKVLFEDMGLKHSRKTKSGSYTTNAAALQNMYLKSADNERANTFLGALLRHRETNKLKQIVQTLLDSVNPQDGRIHTTFEQTVAATGRLSSVDPNLQNIPNRNAQGREIRSAFVPGEGYVSLLSSDYSQVELRIMADLSGDDALIDAFRSGTDFHKYVASLVYQEDVADITSDQRSHVKAMSYGLAYGLSTYGLAQQLHISPAAADVLKEQYFATFGKVREYLESLVQTARSKGYTETIYGRRRYFPGLASSNRQVRDAAERGALNAPIQGSAADIMKLAMVKAEHDLSAAGLQSRIILQIHDELVVEIAPGEQEQATALVKDAMEHAVSLAVPLDVSTGLGDDWQLAAH
- a CDS encoding ANTAR domain-containing response regulator; amino-acid sequence: MVADSAGIEEISEGRTVVVAEDEALIRLDIVEALKDAGYDVVGQAASGQEAVDLTKELKPDVVVMDVKMPGRDGISAATEIGKDNIAPVVMLTAFSQRNLVEKAADAGAMAYVVKPFVPEKLLPALEVAISRYDQINALRVEVTDMKARFEARKRVDRAKGLLMENMGLSESEAFRWIQKTSMDRRLTMQEVADAVIAQVDGED